ACCTTCCGGAAGTCCGGACCGACCGCGGCGCTCGTCTCCTGGGCCGCCGGACTCTTCGTCTTCTGGCTCACCAACTACGGCCTCGACGGCATCGAGCTCCAGATCCAGATCGTCTCGCCGCTCGCCACGTCCCTGGTCCTGTACGTGCTCATCGGCTTCGTCCGGCCCGAGGACACCCCGGAGCGGGACGCGCTGCTCGCCCGGATCGGCGGCGACCCGGACGACGAGGACGGCGCCGCGATCCCCGCGCAGGGCGGCGAGCGCGCCGGCCGGCCCCTCGCCTGAGGGACGCCGGCCGGCCTCACCCGGAGGACCCCGGTCAGCCCCTCGGGTAGCGCGCCAGCCAGCCCGGCGACGACTCCGCCGGGCCGTGCAGGGCGGCACCCTGCGTCATCTCCATCGAGAAGTCGTCCGCGAGCTCCAGGACCGTCGCACGGCCCTCCAGTTCGGCCAGCCAGGCCGGCGGGAGGGCCGTTTCGCCGTGCAGGGCGCCGAGCAGGGCGCCCGTGAGCGCCCCGGTCACCGCGGACGGCCCGTCGTGGTTCACCGCGAGCCGCAGTCCGTGCCGTACGTCCTCGCCGACCAGGGCGCAGTACACGGCCGCCGCCAGCTGCCCCTCCGCCCGGTCCTCGGCCGCCCCGAGGGCCGCCACCCGCTCCGGGTCCGGAACCCCTTCCCGTACGGCTCCGAGGGCGCGGCCCAGCGCCTCGGTGACCGGCTCGTGGCCGGGGCGCGCCGCCAGCTGCCCGAGGGCCCGGTCGACGGCCGCCTCCACGGAGCCGCCGCGCGCGAGGCCGTGGACGACGACCGCGAAGGCGCCGGCCGCGAGGCCGGCGGCCGGGGCGCCGTGGGTCTGGGCGGCGCACTCCACGGCGAGCTGGCAGACGAGCTGCGGCTCCCAGCCGACGAGCAGCCCGAAGGGGGCGGAGCGGACGAGCGCGCCGGAGTCCGCGGCCTGCGGGTTCTTGGGCCGTTCGAGGGTGCCGAGGATCTCGTCGCCGAGGCCGGTGAGGCAGGCGCGGGACGGGTCGCGGCGGGCGTAGAGCCATTCCTCGCGGGCGAGCCAGCCGTTGTCCTTGCGGCGCTCGTCGGGCCCCCAGTCGCGCTGGGTGGCGGCCCAGCGCAGATGCGCCCGGTGGATGTCGGTGGGCGGATGCCAGGCGCCGGTGTCGCGGCGGACCTGGGCGCGGATCAGGCCGTCGACGGTGAAGAGCCCCATCTGGGTGGCGGCGGTGACGGCGCCGCGGCGGCCGAAGGCGGGCGTGGGCTCGCCGAGTCCGTCAGGTCCGTGGGCTTCCCGGATCTCGTCGAGGGTGAGTCCCCCGACGCCCGCGCCCAGGGCGTCGCCGAGGGCTCCGCCGAGCAGACAGCCCCGTACGCGGGCCCGGAAGTCCTGCTGTTCGGCGCGGCCCCACACGGCCGCGGCTGTTGTGGCCACGACGTGCCCTCCCCCCGTAGACCGGTCTGCGCAGCACTGTAATGGACCGGGTACGTCCGTTCGGGGGCCGGAACGGTATGTGATCCGAAGCCCTTCAGTCCACTTTTGACCACAGTTCACCCGAGGTTTGGGCATGACTTGAACGATCCGCGTCATGAACCCCCTGACACGAGTCACGCCCCTCTCCACCGCGGCCCTCGCGGCCGTCCTGCTCACC
This sequence is a window from Streptomyces sp. NBC_00691. Protein-coding genes within it:
- a CDS encoding ADP-ribosylglycohydrolase family protein; this translates as MATTAAAVWGRAEQQDFRARVRGCLLGGALGDALGAGVGGLTLDEIREAHGPDGLGEPTPAFGRRGAVTAATQMGLFTVDGLIRAQVRRDTGAWHPPTDIHRAHLRWAATQRDWGPDERRKDNGWLAREEWLYARRDPSRACLTGLGDEILGTLERPKNPQAADSGALVRSAPFGLLVGWEPQLVCQLAVECAAQTHGAPAAGLAAGAFAVVVHGLARGGSVEAAVDRALGQLAARPGHEPVTEALGRALGAVREGVPDPERVAALGAAEDRAEGQLAAAVYCALVGEDVRHGLRLAVNHDGPSAVTGALTGALLGALHGETALPPAWLAELEGRATVLELADDFSMEMTQGAALHGPAESSPGWLARYPRG